One genomic window of Cupriavidus sp. P-10 includes the following:
- a CDS encoding (2Fe-2S)-binding protein, with product MSDSQISVNGKSVEIRADGCTPLLWVLRCELKLTGTKFGCGVGVCGACAVHVNGKLLLSCQHQVSEMAGKKIVTIEGLDGPEANALRAAWQKHEVVQCGYCQSAQLMAASALLKRTRNPKETEIADQMSCVICRCGTYTRIRRAISEAVAMLRG from the coding sequence ATGTCAGACAGTCAGATCAGTGTCAACGGTAAGAGCGTCGAAATCCGCGCGGACGGATGCACGCCGCTGTTGTGGGTGCTCCGCTGCGAACTCAAGCTGACGGGCACCAAGTTCGGGTGCGGTGTGGGCGTGTGCGGCGCCTGCGCGGTGCATGTCAACGGCAAGCTGCTGCTGTCGTGCCAGCACCAGGTGAGCGAGATGGCGGGAAAGAAGATCGTCACCATCGAAGGACTTGACGGCCCCGAGGCGAATGCCCTGCGGGCGGCCTGGCAGAAGCACGAGGTCGTGCAGTGTGGCTACTGCCAGAGCGCGCAACTGATGGCGGCGAGCGCCCTGCTCAAGCGCACGCGCAATCCGAAGGAGACAGAGATTGCCGACCAGATGAGCTGCGTGATCTGCCGGTGCGGCACGTATACGCGGATCAGGCGAGCGATTTCGGAAGCGGTGGCGATGCTGAGGGGGTGA
- a CDS encoding GMC oxidoreductase: MMSNALAYDVVVIGSGFGGAVAACRLAQAGRKVLVLERGRRWSPATFPRDENDAWLWNQERAHRFNGWADIRTFSDVWVIAGAGVGGGSLIYANVSVEARPEAFERGWPKEVTYAGLQAHYAEVGRMLAVSEVPDKQESERTRLLREGAQACGWGGRFRKLPLAVTFSEHWDPAQQDARDDRHSVKFLNQHGRWQGTCVHCGNCDVGCQVSARNTLDLNYLAVAEDNGAEIRPLHLTDRLEPLQQGWRVRFRKIDPEEQTTSPGEVTAARVILAAGSIGSTELLLRCRDEHRTLPGLSPRLGYGWAHNGDFVTPAFYGNRTISPAHGVTISAAIDLLDHSGPNGQALFVEDGGIPNLAGNFIRRHMKRTRSRKLRAVWKDVGGLFDDGDPIEGMMPWFGQGVDPGDGQLRLGRRWYAPWRRVLRLHWSYQSSVAVIEAMIAAHTRLSEATGGDPWVPLTWRRWHNLITPHPLGGCNMGTSAADGVVDASGRVFGYKGLYVMDGAIVPRPLGLNPSRTIAALAERNVAMLLREQD, from the coding sequence ATGATGAGCAATGCGCTTGCCTACGATGTCGTCGTCATCGGCAGCGGCTTCGGTGGCGCGGTCGCGGCCTGCAGGCTCGCGCAGGCCGGCCGCAAAGTTCTGGTGCTGGAGCGTGGACGGCGCTGGAGCCCGGCGACTTTCCCGCGCGACGAGAATGATGCCTGGTTGTGGAACCAGGAGCGCGCACACCGCTTCAATGGCTGGGCTGATATCCGGACATTCTCCGACGTATGGGTTATCGCCGGGGCCGGAGTCGGTGGCGGCTCGCTGATCTATGCCAACGTCTCGGTGGAAGCCAGGCCGGAAGCCTTCGAGCGAGGCTGGCCGAAAGAGGTGACCTATGCCGGCCTGCAGGCCCACTATGCGGAGGTAGGACGCATGCTCGCAGTGAGCGAAGTGCCGGATAAGCAGGAGAGCGAGCGAACCAGGCTGCTGCGCGAGGGGGCGCAAGCATGCGGATGGGGCGGGCGCTTTCGCAAGCTGCCGCTGGCCGTGACGTTTTCCGAGCATTGGGACCCCGCACAACAAGACGCCCGCGACGACCGGCATTCGGTGAAATTCCTGAACCAGCACGGCAGGTGGCAGGGCACTTGCGTCCATTGCGGCAACTGCGACGTCGGGTGTCAGGTATCGGCCAGGAATACGCTGGACCTGAATTACCTGGCGGTGGCTGAAGACAACGGTGCCGAGATTCGCCCCTTGCACCTGACGGACAGGCTGGAGCCGCTGCAGCAGGGCTGGCGGGTACGCTTCAGGAAAATTGACCCGGAAGAACAGACGACGAGCCCTGGCGAAGTCACGGCCGCCAGGGTAATACTGGCCGCCGGCTCCATCGGCAGCACCGAGCTACTGCTGCGCTGTCGGGATGAACATCGCACGCTGCCGGGGCTTTCGCCGCGGTTGGGATATGGCTGGGCCCATAATGGCGACTTCGTGACGCCAGCTTTCTATGGCAACAGGACGATCTCTCCTGCTCATGGCGTGACCATCTCCGCCGCGATCGACCTGCTGGACCACAGCGGCCCGAACGGACAGGCGCTCTTCGTCGAGGACGGTGGCATCCCGAACCTCGCAGGCAACTTCATTCGGCGCCATATGAAGCGAACCCGTTCCCGCAAGCTGCGCGCGGTGTGGAAGGACGTGGGCGGACTGTTTGACGACGGCGATCCGATCGAGGGGATGATGCCCTGGTTCGGGCAAGGTGTGGACCCTGGCGATGGCCAGCTGAGACTGGGCCGCAGGTGGTACGCGCCGTGGCGTCGGGTGCTGCGGCTCCACTGGTCCTATCAGTCATCGGTGGCCGTCATCGAGGCCATGATTGCAGCGCATACGCGACTCTCCGAAGCGACCGGCGGGGACCCGTGGGTGCCGCTCACTTGGCGGCGGTGGCATAACCTGATCACACCGCACCCGCTGGGAGGCTGCAATATGGGTACCTCCGCCGCGGACGGTGTCGTCGATGCATCGGGCCGGGTATTTGGCTACAAGGGGCTCTATGTCATGGACGGTGCGATCGTCCCGCGTCCGCTCGGCCTGAACCCTTCGCGCACCATTGCTGCGCTCGCGGAGCGTAACGTGGCGATGCTCTTGCGCGAGCAGGATTGA
- the aceE gene encoding pyruvate dehydrogenase (acetyl-transferring), homodimeric type, with amino-acid sequence MTAAQLDEIALTIDPQDDDPQETAEWLEALEGVLGNVGPARAHYLIERQIAHARLRGQLQPHSGGTPYVNTIAVDQQPRMPGDREIERRIRAYTRWNAMAMVVRAGKTSNVGGHIASFASAATLYDVGFNHFWRAPTADHGGDLVFVQGHVSPGIYARAFLLGRLDAKQLDNYRREVGGEGLSSYPHPWLMPDFWQFPTVSMGLGPLMAIYQTRFMKYLQARGIAKTDDRKVWVFLGDGEMDEPESLGAIGMAARERLGNLVFVVNANLQRLDGPVRGNGKIVQELESIFLGAGWRVIKVLWGGRWDHLFARDKSGALARRMMEVVDGEYQTYRSKSGAYLREHFFNTPELKALVVDYTDDDLWSLDRGGHDPAKVFAAFAEAARGSDVPTVILAKTIKGYGMGDQGQASNVNHQQKKVQREALLALRDKYALPVADADIEDVPYISLPEGSKELTYMRGRREALGGYLPARRQKAASLPAPALSAFDALLRATPEGRGMSTTMAFVRILGTLLRDKELGRRIVPIVPDESRTFGMEGLFRQIGIWNQDGQRYTPQDAETLTSYKESTTGQFLQEGINEAGGMADWIAAATSYSTHGEPMVPFYIFYSMFGFQRVGDLAWAAADMRARGFLLGGISGRTTINGEGLQHEDGHSLLWASSVPNCISYDPSFAYELAVIVQDGLRRMVQEQEDVYYYITVMNETYAQPAMPAGPTVVQDILKGMYAFSKAESAESVPRVQLMGAGTIFNEVIAAAALLQQDWGVAADVWGVPGLTELARDGRAAERHNLLHPEAPPRVPHVTRLLQNAPGPVIVATDYIRALADQIRAYVPQKFVVLGTDGFGRSDTRAALRHFFEVDRHWIAIAALKALADEGTIPGTRVSEAIRKYGIDPEKPNPLHA; translated from the coding sequence ATGACTGCCGCGCAACTTGACGAAATCGCATTGACAATTGATCCACAGGACGACGACCCGCAGGAGACAGCCGAATGGCTGGAAGCCCTGGAGGGCGTCCTCGGCAACGTCGGGCCGGCGCGTGCGCACTATCTCATCGAGCGGCAGATTGCCCACGCGCGGCTGCGCGGGCAATTGCAGCCGCACTCGGGCGGCACGCCTTACGTCAACACCATTGCTGTCGACCAGCAACCACGCATGCCAGGCGACCGTGAGATCGAGCGCCGCATTCGCGCCTATACCCGGTGGAATGCCATGGCGATGGTGGTGCGGGCCGGCAAGACTTCGAATGTCGGCGGGCATATCGCCTCGTTTGCCTCCGCGGCCACGCTTTATGACGTGGGCTTCAACCACTTCTGGCGCGCGCCCACAGCGGATCACGGCGGCGACCTTGTCTTCGTGCAAGGCCACGTGTCGCCGGGTATCTACGCGCGCGCGTTCCTGCTGGGGCGGCTGGATGCCAAGCAACTCGACAACTACCGGCGCGAAGTCGGCGGGGAAGGGCTGTCCTCCTACCCCCACCCGTGGCTGATGCCCGATTTCTGGCAGTTTCCCACCGTTTCGATGGGACTCGGCCCGTTGATGGCGATCTACCAGACCCGCTTCATGAAGTACCTGCAAGCGCGCGGCATCGCGAAGACCGACGACCGGAAGGTCTGGGTATTCCTTGGCGACGGCGAAATGGACGAGCCCGAGTCCCTCGGCGCGATTGGCATGGCGGCCAGGGAGCGCCTGGGAAACCTTGTGTTCGTCGTCAACGCCAATCTTCAGCGCCTGGACGGACCAGTGCGCGGCAACGGCAAGATCGTGCAGGAACTGGAAAGCATCTTCCTGGGAGCCGGCTGGCGGGTGATCAAGGTGCTATGGGGTGGCCGCTGGGACCACCTGTTCGCACGCGACAAGAGCGGGGCGCTGGCACGGCGGATGATGGAGGTCGTCGACGGCGAATACCAGACCTACCGTTCGAAGTCCGGGGCATACCTGCGCGAGCATTTCTTTAATACGCCTGAGCTGAAGGCGCTGGTGGTCGACTACACCGACGATGACCTCTGGAGCCTGGACCGCGGCGGCCACGATCCGGCGAAGGTCTTTGCCGCATTCGCTGAGGCCGCGCGCGGCAGCGACGTGCCGACCGTGATCCTGGCCAAGACCATCAAGGGCTATGGCATGGGCGACCAGGGCCAGGCCTCCAACGTCAACCACCAGCAGAAGAAGGTGCAGCGGGAGGCCCTGCTGGCCTTGCGCGACAAGTATGCGTTGCCCGTTGCGGATGCGGATATTGAAGACGTTCCGTATATCAGCTTGCCCGAGGGATCGAAAGAGCTCACCTACATGCGCGGACGCCGCGAGGCGCTGGGCGGCTACCTGCCCGCGCGGCGCCAGAAGGCCGCATCGCTGCCGGCGCCCGCCTTGTCGGCATTTGACGCGCTGCTGAGAGCCACGCCCGAAGGGCGGGGCATGTCGACCACGATGGCCTTCGTCCGCATCCTGGGCACGTTGCTGCGGGACAAGGAACTGGGCCGGCGCATCGTGCCGATCGTACCGGACGAGTCCCGCACGTTTGGCATGGAAGGACTGTTCCGGCAGATCGGGATCTGGAACCAGGACGGCCAGCGCTACACCCCGCAGGATGCCGAGACGCTGACATCCTACAAGGAGTCGACGACCGGCCAATTCCTGCAGGAGGGCATCAATGAAGCGGGGGGCATGGCCGACTGGATCGCTGCCGCGACGTCGTACTCCACGCATGGCGAGCCGATGGTGCCGTTCTATATCTTCTACTCGATGTTCGGCTTCCAGCGCGTGGGCGATCTCGCCTGGGCGGCGGCCGATATGCGGGCGCGCGGCTTCCTGCTGGGCGGGATTTCCGGACGGACCACGATCAACGGCGAAGGCCTGCAGCATGAGGATGGCCATTCGCTGTTGTGGGCATCGTCGGTGCCGAATTGCATCAGCTATGACCCGTCGTTTGCGTACGAGCTGGCGGTGATCGTACAGGACGGCCTACGCCGCATGGTGCAGGAGCAGGAAGACGTCTATTACTACATCACCGTCATGAACGAGACCTATGCGCAGCCGGCCATGCCGGCCGGTCCGACCGTCGTGCAGGATATCCTCAAGGGCATGTACGCTTTCAGCAAGGCGGAATCCGCGGAATCGGTCCCGAGAGTGCAACTGATGGGCGCCGGCACCATCTTCAATGAGGTCATCGCCGCAGCCGCATTGCTGCAGCAGGACTGGGGCGTCGCAGCGGATGTGTGGGGCGTGCCGGGCCTGACCGAACTGGCACGCGACGGCCGTGCGGCCGAACGGCACAACCTGCTGCATCCCGAGGCGCCGCCGCGCGTTCCGCACGTGACCCGGCTGCTGCAGAATGCGCCGGGGCCGGTCATTGTCGCGACCGACTATATCCGTGCCCTCGCGGACCAGATCCGTGCCTATGTGCCGCAGAAATTCGTAGTGCTGGGCACTGACGGCTTCGGCCGCTCCGATACCCGCGCGGCGTTGCGCCACTTCTTCGAGGTGGATCGCCACTGGATCGCGATCGCGGCATTGAAGGCGCTGGCCGATGAGGGGACCATCCCCGGCACTCGCGTCTCGGAAGCGATTCGCAAGTACGGGATCGATCCGGAGAAGCCGAACCCGCTGCATGCCTGA
- a CDS encoding cytochrome c biogenesis protein DipZ, whose amino-acid sequence MLPLLPILAYLGGVLTILSPCILPVLPFVFARAQQPFLRNGLPLLAGMGVTFAGVATLAAVGGSWVVQANQYGRWLAIALLAVFGLALLLPGLADRLMRPLVNSGSRLSNFARTDGHPTGPASSFLLGIATGLLWAPCAGPILGLVLTGAALQGPSLGTSLLLVAYAAGAATSLAIALLIGGRVFAAMKRSLHAGEWVRRGIGAAMLAGVAAIALGLDTGVLSRISTVATGGLEQRLIDGLSPGRNGSGTMTMQAQPVATSTDSAERGLTAADRRMALPVEGPFPGLDGAVEWLNSPPLTAEALRGKVVLVDFWTYSCINCLRTLPYLKAWAEKYRDQGLVVIGVHAPEFAFERNTDNVRKAARDLGVSYPIAIDNNYAIWRAFGNNYWPAHYFIDAQGRVRFHHFGEGAYEKSEAVIRQLIAEAGNADVDKLAMTTRNAAQGVEMAADNNALRSPEAYIGHTRAENFASPGGVKAGQPKDYAAPSLLGLNQWGLAGNWNVGEEKATLEQPNGRIIHRFHARDLHLVLGPGEDGKPIRFRVTIDGNAPGVSHGTDVAADGSGVVTAQRLYQLVRQREDVRDRTFAIEFLDPGVQAFAFTFG is encoded by the coding sequence ATGTTGCCGTTGCTTCCGATTCTCGCCTACCTTGGCGGCGTGCTCACGATCCTGAGCCCCTGCATCCTGCCCGTATTGCCGTTCGTGTTCGCGCGCGCCCAGCAGCCATTTCTGCGCAACGGCCTGCCGCTGCTGGCCGGTATGGGCGTTACGTTTGCCGGCGTGGCCACGCTGGCTGCGGTCGGGGGTAGCTGGGTGGTGCAGGCCAACCAGTATGGCCGCTGGCTGGCTATCGCGCTGCTCGCCGTATTCGGACTGGCCCTGCTGTTGCCCGGCCTCGCCGATCGCCTGATGCGCCCGCTGGTCAACTCGGGCAGCCGTCTGTCGAACTTCGCCCGGACCGACGGCCATCCAACCGGTCCCGCCTCGTCATTCTTGCTTGGCATCGCCACGGGCTTGCTCTGGGCACCGTGCGCCGGCCCCATCCTTGGCCTCGTGCTGACCGGCGCGGCGCTGCAAGGCCCGAGCCTTGGCACGAGCTTGCTGCTGGTGGCCTATGCGGCTGGCGCCGCCACCTCGCTGGCTATCGCGCTGTTGATCGGCGGACGGGTGTTCGCCGCGATGAAGCGCTCGCTCCACGCCGGCGAATGGGTCCGACGCGGCATCGGGGCGGCGATGCTGGCTGGTGTTGCCGCAATTGCGCTCGGACTTGATACCGGTGTGCTCAGCCGGATCTCAACCGTGGCCACCGGCGGACTCGAACAGCGCCTGATTGATGGGCTTTCCCCCGGCCGCAACGGCAGTGGCACGATGACCATGCAGGCGCAACCGGTTGCGACATCGACCGACTCCGCCGAGCGCGGGTTGACGGCGGCGGATCGTCGAATGGCACTGCCGGTGGAAGGCCCCTTCCCTGGCCTCGATGGGGCAGTGGAATGGCTCAACTCGCCGCCGCTGACCGCCGAAGCGCTGCGTGGCAAGGTCGTGCTGGTGGACTTCTGGACCTACTCGTGCATCAATTGCCTGCGCACCTTGCCTTACCTGAAGGCATGGGCCGAGAAGTACCGCGACCAGGGTCTCGTCGTGATCGGCGTACATGCACCCGAGTTTGCGTTCGAGCGCAACACCGATAACGTTCGCAAGGCCGCGCGCGACCTCGGCGTGAGCTATCCGATCGCGATCGACAACAACTACGCGATCTGGCGCGCATTCGGCAACAACTACTGGCCGGCGCACTACTTCATCGATGCCCAGGGCCGCGTGCGCTTCCATCATTTTGGCGAGGGCGCGTACGAGAAGTCCGAAGCCGTGATCCGGCAGCTGATTGCCGAAGCGGGCAATGCGGACGTGGACAAGCTGGCCATGACAACCCGCAACGCAGCGCAGGGCGTGGAGATGGCGGCCGACAACAACGCGCTGCGTTCGCCGGAAGCCTATATCGGCCACACGCGCGCGGAAAATTTTGCCTCGCCCGGTGGCGTGAAAGCGGGACAGCCGAAAGACTACGCCGCACCGTCCCTACTCGGTCTCAATCAATGGGGCCTTGCCGGCAACTGGAACGTCGGCGAGGAGAAAGCGACGCTGGAACAGCCCAATGGACGCATCATCCACCGGTTCCATGCTCGCGACCTGCATCTGGTGCTGGGTCCCGGCGAGGACGGAAAACCCATTCGCTTTCGCGTGACCATCGACGGCAACGCGCCGGGCGTTTCCCACGGTACGGATGTTGCTGCCGACGGCAGCGGCGTAGTCACGGCGCAACGCCTCTATCAACTTGTCCGCCAACGCGAGGACGTCCGCGACCGCACGTTTGCGATTGAGTTTCTCGACCCCGGCGTGCAAGCTTTCGCCTTTACCTTTGGCTGA
- a CDS encoding preprotein translocase subunit YajC produces MVNWLSPLQLPFTAMRVAVAMAVGAFADQRMVQAALTTLNPNPPLPVPADEHGGVWVDYMADTGDGWDSTYSMALCVSHAVTLRDQGVTLPRSKVLLLGGDQVYPTPAHDGYRSRFVDPFRAAFPAPVEVTRPAYSDQSIRLPDAPWMVATPGNHDWYDGLRGFARLFCSGKPVGGWETRQRTGYYALQLPGGWWIWGLDLQLESEIDRPQREYFQKLYTELQPGDRVVLCAPEASWVDEMERVRRGERRAVPSIETKTPRFRSLSEIEGMLGDRLALVLAGNSHHYAHYVPRESTTGPHRITCGGGGAFLHGTHLLPDPPRPIVVGPARQHYELKSAYPEKATSRQLRNRAWQLPARNLSFCALVAILYLLFDWIVQSASLVPVPGRDHRSFIQRLADLEVTFGNMCEVYHELFRIMAHSPASVVFAAGIVFCCGALSTRDVRRGVGLAWVVGAWHGLLHLALAVAVLWLVTRFNIHGFGAHNAPPILLFLVEAMLLGGVLGGLLFGVWMVLGNALWRLHPEEVFSSQRIADYKCFLRMRFEGGQLTIYPLKLEKVCRNWKLGEGVRQLTKVRGSWRVRAQPGATGPRFVPADGQVSPTEAVQMIEEKAIIIQR; encoded by the coding sequence ATGGTGAACTGGCTGAGCCCGCTGCAGCTTCCGTTTACCGCCATGCGCGTTGCCGTGGCGATGGCCGTCGGCGCCTTTGCGGACCAGCGCATGGTGCAGGCCGCGCTCACCACGCTGAATCCGAACCCACCGCTGCCGGTACCGGCTGACGAGCACGGCGGTGTCTGGGTCGACTATATGGCAGACACGGGCGACGGCTGGGACTCGACCTACTCCATGGCATTGTGCGTCAGCCACGCGGTGACGCTGCGCGACCAGGGCGTGACGTTGCCGCGGTCAAAGGTGCTGTTGCTGGGCGGCGACCAGGTGTATCCGACGCCTGCCCATGACGGCTACCGGAGTCGCTTCGTCGATCCCTTTCGTGCTGCTTTCCCGGCGCCAGTCGAGGTCACGCGCCCCGCATACAGCGACCAGTCGATCAGGTTGCCGGATGCGCCGTGGATGGTCGCCACGCCTGGCAATCACGACTGGTACGATGGCCTCCGTGGCTTCGCCCGCCTGTTCTGCAGTGGCAAGCCCGTGGGCGGCTGGGAGACACGCCAGCGCACCGGCTACTACGCCTTGCAGTTGCCCGGCGGCTGGTGGATCTGGGGCCTGGACCTGCAACTGGAGTCCGAAATCGACCGGCCGCAGCGCGAGTACTTCCAGAAGTTGTACACGGAGCTGCAGCCCGGTGACCGCGTGGTATTGTGCGCGCCCGAGGCGAGCTGGGTTGACGAGATGGAGCGCGTGCGCCGCGGGGAACGGCGCGCCGTGCCGTCCATTGAGACCAAGACGCCGCGCTTTCGAAGCCTGAGCGAGATCGAGGGCATGCTGGGCGACCGGCTCGCACTGGTGCTGGCCGGCAATTCGCACCATTACGCGCACTACGTGCCGCGAGAAAGCACCACGGGGCCGCATCGCATCACCTGCGGAGGCGGCGGCGCATTTCTTCACGGCACGCATCTGCTGCCGGATCCACCGAGGCCCATCGTCGTGGGCCCGGCCAGGCAGCACTACGAGCTGAAGTCCGCATATCCGGAAAAGGCGACCTCCCGGCAATTGCGCAATCGCGCGTGGCAATTGCCTGCGCGCAACCTCTCGTTCTGTGCGCTGGTGGCGATCCTGTACCTGCTGTTCGACTGGATCGTCCAAAGCGCGAGCCTGGTACCGGTGCCCGGGCGCGACCATCGCAGCTTCATCCAAAGGCTGGCCGACCTCGAAGTGACATTCGGGAATATGTGCGAGGTGTATCACGAACTGTTCCGGATCATGGCGCACAGTCCGGCGTCAGTGGTGTTCGCAGCGGGTATTGTCTTTTGCTGTGGTGCGCTGTCGACCAGGGATGTCAGGCGCGGCGTCGGGCTGGCGTGGGTTGTCGGCGCCTGGCACGGGCTGCTGCACCTGGCACTGGCTGTCGCCGTGCTATGGCTCGTCACGCGTTTCAATATCCATGGCTTTGGCGCGCACAATGCGCCGCCCATCTTGCTGTTCCTGGTCGAGGCCATGCTGCTGGGCGGCGTCCTCGGCGGTCTGCTGTTTGGCGTGTGGATGGTGTTGGGCAACGCGCTGTGGCGCCTGCACCCCGAGGAGGTGTTCTCCTCGCAGCGCATCGCCGACTACAAGTGCTTCCTGCGGATGCGGTTCGAGGGTGGGCAATTGACGATCTATCCGCTCAAGCTGGAGAAGGTTTGCAGAAACTGGAAGCTGGGTGAGGGCGTCAGGCAACTGACGAAGGTCCGCGGCAGCTGGCGCGTGCGCGCCCAGCCCGGCGCAACCGGTCCCCGCTTCGTGCCGGCTGACGGTCAGGTATCGCCAACGGAGGCGGTGCAGATGATCGAGGAGAAGGCAATCATCATCCAACGGTAA
- a CDS encoding xanthine dehydrogenase family protein molybdopterin-binding subunit yields MLTRRAFLLGGAGAAGALVIGWSLLPPRQRMVGGEPLAVRDGQFALNGWVKVGSDNTVTVVMNKAEMGQGVHTGAAMLLAEEMEADWSQIRVEPSPIDNLYNNIEGVVANLPFRPDDNGWPRRAAAWFTRKGVREVGMMFTGGSTSIRDLWNPMREAGAAARMMLCAAAAKQWDVKVEACRAQAGKVVHPSGRSATFGELAAAAAREDLPGKVELKDPGSFRLIGSRAARLDTPAKLHGTARFGIDVVAEGMVYASVQMCPTLGGKLQGAPADDVKKLPGVLDLVELPPFPGGSGGVAVIASDAWIAMEAVEKVPCKWDAGEARNLSSAGIRDTLVKALDDANPRVWYEHGDGRAMKQGKPAIQVMYSAPYLAHAALEPVNCTVLVQEDRAVVWAATQMPGLARRCVAKTLDLDTDKVELRQQSIGGAFGRRLEVDFICQAAAIAAKRKGVPVQTIWSRPEDMRHDFYRPASVSRFEAWLEGNRKVIAVRNMSASQSVLESTAKRNFGLPDIFLSRLDKSTAEGAFDQAYDWPEVWVGHRTVDLAIPVGYWRSVGHSHHAFFMESFVDELAVALSKDPLDYRMSLLKDDRQRAVLEQARKMSGWGQPLRKQPGVGKVGRGVALHESFGSVVAQVAEVSVDNAGQVRVDRVFCAIDCGMPVNPTLIEQQVEGGIVFGLSAALWQKITLEQGKVTEDYYTAFPAMRMRDCPDIQVHVMPSTGTPQGVGESTTPPIAPAVANALFNATGERLRDLPLLKTLPPSGACDVRQSDQCQR; encoded by the coding sequence ATGTTGACGCGCAGAGCTTTCCTGCTCGGGGGGGCTGGCGCTGCGGGTGCGCTGGTGATCGGATGGTCCTTGCTGCCGCCGCGCCAGCGCATGGTGGGCGGCGAGCCGCTGGCGGTGCGCGACGGGCAGTTCGCGCTGAACGGCTGGGTCAAGGTGGGATCCGACAACACCGTCACGGTGGTGATGAACAAGGCCGAGATGGGGCAGGGCGTGCATACCGGCGCGGCGATGCTGCTGGCCGAGGAGATGGAGGCAGACTGGTCGCAGATCCGCGTCGAGCCGTCGCCCATCGACAACCTGTACAACAACATCGAGGGCGTGGTCGCCAACCTGCCGTTCCGGCCGGACGACAATGGCTGGCCCAGGCGCGCCGCCGCATGGTTCACGCGCAAGGGCGTGCGCGAGGTGGGCATGATGTTCACCGGCGGCTCGACCAGCATCCGGGACCTGTGGAACCCGATGCGCGAGGCCGGCGCAGCCGCCCGCATGATGCTGTGCGCGGCAGCGGCCAAGCAGTGGGACGTCAAGGTCGAAGCGTGCCGCGCGCAGGCCGGCAAGGTGGTGCACCCGTCGGGGCGCAGCGCCACCTTCGGCGAACTGGCCGCGGCAGCCGCGCGTGAGGATTTGCCAGGCAAGGTTGAACTGAAGGACCCGGGCAGCTTCAGGCTCATCGGCTCCCGCGCGGCGCGTCTGGACACCCCGGCCAAGCTTCACGGCACCGCCCGCTTCGGTATCGACGTGGTGGCGGAGGGAATGGTCTACGCCAGCGTGCAGATGTGCCCGACGCTGGGCGGCAAGCTGCAGGGGGCCCCGGCCGACGACGTGAAGAAGCTGCCCGGCGTGCTAGATCTCGTCGAACTGCCGCCGTTCCCGGGCGGCAGCGGCGGCGTGGCCGTGATTGCCAGCGATGCGTGGATCGCCATGGAGGCGGTGGAAAAGGTCCCTTGCAAGTGGGACGCGGGCGAGGCGCGGAACCTGTCAAGCGCCGGCATCCGCGACACGCTGGTGAAGGCGCTCGACGACGCCAACCCGCGCGTCTGGTACGAGCACGGTGACGGGCGCGCCATGAAGCAGGGCAAGCCCGCCATCCAGGTCATGTACTCGGCGCCCTATCTCGCTCATGCCGCGCTGGAGCCGGTCAACTGCACGGTACTGGTCCAGGAGGACCGAGCCGTCGTGTGGGCCGCCACGCAGATGCCCGGGCTGGCTCGCCGCTGCGTGGCGAAGACACTTGATCTGGACACGGACAAGGTCGAACTGCGCCAGCAATCCATCGGTGGTGCATTCGGGCGCCGGCTCGAAGTCGATTTCATCTGCCAGGCGGCCGCCATCGCGGCGAAGCGCAAGGGCGTGCCGGTGCAGACGATCTGGTCGCGCCCCGAGGACATGCGGCATGACTTCTACCGTCCAGCCAGCGTGTCGCGTTTCGAGGCCTGGCTCGAAGGGAACCGCAAGGTCATCGCCGTGCGCAATATGTCGGCCAGCCAGTCAGTGCTGGAGAGCACCGCTAAACGCAACTTCGGCCTGCCCGATATCTTCCTGTCGCGGCTGGACAAGTCCACCGCTGAAGGCGCTTTCGACCAGGCCTATGACTGGCCAGAGGTGTGGGTGGGGCACCGGACCGTGGATCTCGCCATCCCCGTGGGCTACTGGCGCTCGGTGGGGCACTCACACCATGCCTTCTTTATGGAGAGCTTTGTCGACGAGCTGGCGGTGGCGCTCAGCAAGGACCCGCTCGACTACCGCATGAGCCTGCTCAAGGATGATCGCCAGCGCGCGGTGCTTGAGCAGGCAAGAAAGATGTCGGGCTGGGGCCAGCCTTTGCGCAAGCAGCCTGGCGTTGGGAAGGTGGGGCGCGGCGTGGCCTTGCACGAATCGTTCGGCAGCGTGGTGGCGCAGGTCGCCGAGGTGTCGGTGGACAACGCGGGGCAGGTGCGCGTGGATCGCGTTTTCTGCGCCATCGATTGCGGCATGCCGGTCAACCCGACCCTGATCGAGCAGCAGGTCGAAGGCGGCATTGTATTCGGGCTGTCGGCGGCGCTGTGGCAGAAGATCACGCTGGAGCAAGGCAAGGTCACGGAGGATTACTACACCGCCTTTCCTGCCATGCGCATGCGGGACTGCCCGGACATCCAGGTACACGTGATGCCTTCGACGGGAACGCCACAGGGCGTGGGCGAGTCCACCACGCCGCCGATCGCGCCGGCGGTGGCGAACGCCTTGTTCAATGCCACCGGCGAGCGCTTGCGCGACCTGCCGCTGCTGAAGACCCTGCCGCCTTCCGGAGCCTGCGATGTCAGACAGTCAGATCAGTGTCAACGGTAA